From a single bacterium genomic region:
- a CDS encoding site-specific DNA-methyltransferase, with amino-acid sequence MPTLDWIGKKAVEKHHEEVPFHLLKCDNSLSVGDPGSGNLIVQGDNLVALKALLPYYAGKVDCIYIDPPYNTGAEGWIYNDNVNSPEIKEWLGKVVGAEAEDLSRHDKWLCMMLPRISTLYKMLSEDGQIFVSIDDHELDNLIQILDIVFGRSRQVGILSWYKKRKGSFLSKELVSVTEYVVVYRKGKKAALYGGAPNEEESQPILKRGNRTKVIKFPAKTVQTKLENGAHKVGVKGTGTTAMKLLDEILVQDGVIVDEFRLEGPFVWGQEMLDEELSRGGVCVINTENFQPRVFRKFAEGHHKGLSSFIDGRTMSATNDDAFEELREIFHTDRLFAYSKPKNLVKHLIRAATNYSKDSIVLDSFAGSGTTAHAVMQLNKEDGGNRKFILVEMDQNICENITAERVKRVALGYKNQKGQQVEGLGGGFRYCTLGETLFDADGEIRKEVKFSDLARHIYLTETGEPLPKQNNGRSPLLGVHHGTAYYLLYNGILGDKTAQGGNVLTRAVLAELPEHEGPKVIYGTGCRLGKKRLDEMQTQFRQIPGKVVVR; translated from the coding sequence ATGCCGACACTTGATTGGATTGGAAAGAAGGCTGTTGAGAAGCATCACGAAGAGGTGCCGTTTCATCTCTTGAAGTGCGACAACTCGTTGTCAGTCGGAGATCCGGGGAGCGGGAATCTGATTGTGCAGGGGGACAATCTTGTTGCACTCAAAGCACTGCTGCCGTACTATGCGGGGAAAGTTGATTGTATCTACATTGATCCCCCATACAATACAGGCGCGGAGGGTTGGATATACAATGACAATGTGAATAGTCCTGAAATCAAGGAATGGCTCGGGAAAGTGGTGGGGGCGGAGGCAGAGGACCTATCAAGACATGACAAGTGGCTCTGCATGATGCTGCCAAGAATAAGCACTTTATACAAGATGTTGAGCGAGGACGGGCAAATCTTCGTATCTATTGATGATCACGAATTGGATAACTTGATTCAGATTCTGGACATCGTTTTTGGTCGTTCAAGGCAGGTCGGCATACTTTCGTGGTACAAGAAAAGAAAAGGAAGTTTTCTGTCAAAAGAACTCGTAAGTGTTACAGAGTACGTTGTAGTGTATCGAAAAGGCAAGAAAGCGGCGCTATATGGAGGAGCACCAAACGAAGAAGAATCACAGCCAATACTTAAAAGAGGAAATCGAACAAAAGTCATAAAGTTCCCCGCCAAAACAGTTCAAACCAAACTTGAAAACGGAGCCCATAAAGTTGGCGTTAAAGGAACGGGTACTACGGCAATGAAGCTGCTGGACGAGATCCTAGTCCAAGACGGCGTAATAGTTGATGAATTTAGACTTGAAGGACCATTTGTTTGGGGGCAAGAAATGTTAGACGAAGAACTCTCTCGAGGCGGCGTGTGCGTCATTAACACAGAGAATTTTCAACCTCGAGTTTTTAGAAAATTTGCCGAAGGGCATCATAAAGGCCTTAGTTCGTTTATTGATGGACGTACTATGTCTGCAACAAATGATGACGCTTTTGAAGAGCTGCGGGAGATTTTTCATACTGATCGGCTTTTTGCCTACTCGAAACCAAAGAATCTAGTAAAACACCTCATCAGAGCTGCAACAAACTACTCAAAGGACAGCATCGTTCTTGATTCTTTTGCGGGCTCAGGCACAACGGCGCATGCAGTGATGCAATTGAACAAAGAGGACGGTGGAAACCGGAAGTTCATACTTGTGGAGATGGATCAGAATATCTGCGAGAACATTACGGCGGAACGAGTCAAGCGTGTGGCGCTTGGATACAAGAATCAGAAGGGTCAGCAGGTGGAGGGGTTGGGCGGTGGTTTTCGGTATTGCACATTGGGCGAGACGTTATTTGACGCGGATGGTGAGATTCGGAAAGAGGTGAAGTTCAGTGATTTGGCGCGGCACATCTATTTGACTGAAACGGGTGAGCCGCTTCCGAAGCAGAACAACGGGCGGTCGCCGCTGTTGGGGGTTCATCACGGGACGGCGTACTACCTATTATATAACGGGATTCTGGGAGACAAGACTGCGCAAGGGGGAAACGTTTTGACCCGCGCCGTGTTGGCGGAATTGCCGGAGCATGAGGGGCCGAAGGTGATTTACGGGACGGGGTGCAGGTTGGGCAAAAAGAGGTTAGACGAAATGCAGACGCAGTTTCGACAAATTCCGGGCAAGGTGGTGGTTAGATGA
- the murQ gene encoding N-acetylmuramic acid 6-phosphate etherase, whose product MVKETVFKELAGLSTEARNPDTMNLDSMTTREILEAMNREDRKVPEIVAAAIPQIEILVERVVQAFQAGGRLLYIGAGTSGRLGVLDASECPPTFGTDPTLVQGFIAGGYESLRKAAEGAEDNPDGAIQDFELCCLGHEDVVVGITASRRTPYVLGGLSYAKKHGCYTALLICNHFDAESMGYKEAETPPTPPAEARGNQRPDVIIELPVGPEVLTGSTRLKAGTATKLALNMITTAAWVRMGKCYGNLMVDLRMGSQKLQARARRILMEITGCDYEWADELLTEAHGELKTALVMHFRGVTAEHARELLEENGGKLGKLEIENSK is encoded by the coding sequence CGCAACCCGGACACGATGAATCTCGACTCCATGACAACGCGTGAGATTCTGGAAGCGATGAATCGCGAAGATCGCAAGGTGCCAGAGATTGTGGCGGCGGCCATTCCGCAGATCGAGATTTTGGTGGAGCGTGTGGTGCAGGCGTTTCAAGCTGGCGGCCGTCTCCTCTATATAGGTGCGGGGACATCGGGGAGGTTAGGGGTGCTCGATGCATCGGAGTGCCCCCCGACCTTTGGAACGGATCCGACATTGGTGCAGGGGTTCATTGCCGGGGGGTATGAGTCACTCAGGAAGGCTGCCGAGGGGGCAGAGGATAATCCGGATGGCGCGATTCAAGATTTCGAGCTCTGTTGTCTGGGGCATGAGGACGTGGTGGTGGGGATTACGGCTTCGAGAAGGACGCCCTATGTGTTGGGTGGTTTATCATACGCCAAGAAACACGGCTGCTACACCGCGCTCCTCATATGTAACCATTTTGATGCCGAGAGTATGGGATACAAGGAGGCAGAGACCCCCCCTACCCCCCCCGCTGAAGCGAGGGGGAATCAGAGACCGGATGTCATTATCGAGCTGCCTGTCGGGCCGGAAGTCTTGACGGGCTCGACGCGGCTGAAGGCGGGGACGGCGACGAAGCTCGCGCTGAACATGATTACGACGGCGGCGTGGGTGCGGATGGGGAAGTGTTACGGGAATCTGATGGTGGATTTGCGGATGGGGAGTCAGAAGCTGCAGGCGCGCGCGCGGCGGATTCTGATGGAAATCACCGGTTGTGATTACGAGTGGGCCGACGAACTTTTGACCGAAGCTCACGGTGAACTCAAGACCGCGTTGGTGATGCACTTCCGTGGCGTGACTGCGGAGCATGCGCGAGAGTTGTTGGAGGAGAATGGGGGGAAGTTGGGAAAATTGGAAATAGAAAATAGCAAATAG